A single Dunckerocampus dactyliophorus isolate RoL2022-P2 chromosome 2, RoL_Ddac_1.1, whole genome shotgun sequence DNA region contains:
- the LOC129177426 gene encoding fibronectin type III domain-containing protein 7-like codes for MQSCRKFPCTPTIVSVSAECSQESARINWTTSIGAIFYIAVVQDLDGNLHSCSSGGTDCLVEGLRCAQNYTAHVTGTNLKCNSSTSEEIAFSTAPCPPDNIEAFRDCDANHALIVWQNHQSTGIYTATIEDQSGAQLTCNSNTVNNCKIRDLPCGKTYSVTVTNSDESCLSTSTPISMDSVPCGPEDVEASIDCATGKLTMTWNITIPAENYTATISRGMGQPIHCNSTETQCTTGGLACGSTYSVTVMSVTGSCFSLPSPEATVQTLPCPPTGVTVETTCTSSAPVSWVASNSAEYYTAFAVSGSGHTLECTTNETLCNLYGLRCGEVYTIGVAGVNDNCTGLQGDTVELYTVPCSPTNVSSQLDCLAGTAHLSWAPSPNAVDYVAVINNTEVSHSCFSLTANCTINNLLCDNSYEIFVDTHDGNCVSPFSSPQRLGPGPCDPVNVTTVLQCGSDAATVSWNASAGATAYTVLAYKYGSQYQASCWAMATSCQLDGLQCGAIYNLTVLAEDTTCNSTGENTTILMTGNHKSIPP; via the exons ATGCAGAGCTGCAGGAAAT TTCCTTGCACCCCCACCATTGTTTCGGTATCTGCCGAATGCAGCCAAGAGTCTGCCAGAATCAACTGGACGACGAGCATTGGCGCCATTTTTTACATCGCTGTTGTTCAGGATTTGGATGGGAATTTGCACAGCTGCAGTTCAGGTGGCACTGACTGCTTGGTGGAAGGCCTGAGATGCGCACAGAATTACACGGCCCACGTTACTGGAACCAATCTTAAGTGTAACAGCAGCACCAGTGAGGAGATAGCTTTCTCTACAG CACCTTGTCCCCCTGATAACATCGAGGCATTCAGAGATTGCGATGCCAACCATGCGCTGATAGTCTGGCAAAACCACCAGTCCACTGGCATCTACACTGCAACCATAGAGGATCAGAGTGGAGCTCAACTTACCTGCAACAGCAACACTGTCAACAACTGCAAAATCCGTGATCTGCCCTGTGGAAAGACATACAGCGTCACTGTCACGAACAGTGATGAAAGCTGCTTGTCTACCTCCACACCCATCAGCATGGACTCAG TGCCATGTGGTCCAGAGGATGTTGAAGCTAGTATCGACTGCGCTACTGGCAAGCTGACTATGACTTGGAACATCACTATTCCCGCGGAGAACTATACGGCTACCATTTCCAGGGGCATGGGTCAGCCCATACACTGTAACTCCACAGAAACCCAGTGTACCACAGGAGGGCTGGCATGCGGCAGCACTTACTCTGTGACAGTTATGTCGGTCACTGGTTCCTGCTTCAGTCTGCCCAGTCCAGAGGCCACTGTGCAAACGT TGCCTTGCCCTCCTACTGGGGTCACTGTTGAGACAACGTGCACTTCATCAGCTCCTGTGTCATGGGTGGCCAGCAACAGCGCTGAATACTACACTGCTTTTGCTGTGAGCGGCTCTGGACACACCTTAGAATGCACCACCAATGAAACATTGTGCAACCTCTATGGCCTCCGGTGTGGGGAGGTTTACACCATCGGTGTCGCAGGAGTGAACGACAACTGCACAGGTCTACAGGGAGACACTGTGGAGCTGTACACGG TGCCATGCAGCCCCACTAATGTGTCCAGCCAGTTGGACTGCTTGGCTGGCACCGCTCATTTGTCCTGGGCCCCATCTCCAAATGCTGTGGATTACGTTGCAGTCATCAACAATACTGAAGTCTCACACAGCTGCTTCAGCTTAACTGCCAATTGCACTATCAACAACCTGCTTTGTGACAACTCATATGAAATTTTTGTGGACACCCATGATGGCAACTGTGTCAGCCCCTTTAGCTCACCCCAGAGACTTGGACCAG GACCGTGTGACCCAGTCAATGTGACCACCGTACTCCAGTGTGGCTCAGATGCAGCCACAGTGTCATGGAATGCTAGTGCTGGAGCCACGGCATACACGGTTTTGGCTTACAAATATGGTTCACAGTATCAAGCATCCTGCTGGGCCATGGCAACTTCCTGTCAGTTGGATGGGCTTCAGTGTGGAGCAATATACAACCTGACTGTGTTAGCTGAAGACACCACATGTAACAGCACTGGAGAGAACACAACAATCTTGATGACAGGTAATCATAAATCCATTCCACCATGA